One genomic region from Saprospiraceae bacterium encodes:
- a CDS encoding helix-turn-helix domain-containing protein, which translates to MEQVFFNVPLSKLEPIFKRWIKEAQAENFPIKGESTNQPEQLLTVQEAAEFLSLTVPTMYSKVSKGELPVMKGSKRLYFSRTELLEYLKQGRKKSNAEIEKEAEAYLKKKGGNNG; encoded by the coding sequence ATGGAGCAAGTATTTTTTAACGTCCCTTTATCTAAGTTAGAACCAATCTTTAAGCGTTGGATAAAAGAAGCACAAGCAGAAAATTTCCCAATAAAGGGGGAATCCACAAATCAACCTGAACAGCTTTTAACCGTTCAGGAAGCAGCCGAATTTTTAAGCCTTACTGTACCCACAATGTATAGCAAGGTATCAAAAGGTGAATTGCCAGTAATGAAAGGTAGCAAACGCTTATACTTTTCCCGAACCGAATTGCTTGAATACCTTAAACAAGGGCGCAAAAAGTCAAACGCAGAGATTGAAAAGGAAGCCGAAGCTTACCTAAAAAAGAAAGGGGGTAACAATGGATAA